From Pseudomonadota bacterium, the proteins below share one genomic window:
- the dnaB gene encoding replicative DNA helicase translates to MVKAQKDGQQRKVNPAGRIPPQNLEAEESILGGLLIDPESINKVVDLINTEDFYKDAHGKIYDAMVGLYEKNEPIDIVTVSSSVRDKGILDKIGGVTYLNTLVDLMPSAANITQYAKMVREKALLRNLINVATEIVEKGFDLDVNVDGYIDDAEKMIFRVSERKFRPSFYSVKDIVMDNVKIIERLYEKKQTVTGVPTGFTELDKMTSGFQPSDLIVIAGRPSMGKTALSMNIAQYVATMRDGAVPVGIFSMEMSKEQLVTRLLSSESEVDHSKLRTGTLSSSEWPKLAQAAGKLSEALIFIDDSPSMSVLDLRARARRLKKEHGLGLVVVDYLQLMKGRAAVTDKREQEIAEISRFLKSLAKELHIPVIAISQLNRMVEQREDKRPRLADLRESGAIEQDADVIIFIYRDEIYNKDKESNKGIAEIVIGKQRNGPTGTVELAFLDKTATFKNLYRE, encoded by the coding sequence ATGGTTAAGGCTCAAAAAGATGGACAGCAGAGGAAAGTTAATCCCGCGGGTCGTATCCCGCCTCAAAATTTGGAGGCAGAAGAATCGATCCTTGGCGGTTTGCTTATAGACCCCGAATCAATCAATAAGGTAGTAGATTTAATAAATACTGAAGATTTTTATAAGGATGCCCACGGCAAGATATATGATGCCATGGTAGGCCTTTATGAGAAGAATGAGCCTATCGATATAGTTACGGTGAGCAGTTCAGTTAGAGACAAGGGCATTCTCGATAAAATCGGCGGGGTTACATACCTTAATACCCTCGTTGACCTCATGCCCAGTGCGGCAAACATCACGCAATATGCAAAAATGGTGAGAGAGAAGGCCCTTCTAAGGAATCTCATAAATGTTGCAACTGAGATTGTTGAAAAGGGATTCGACCTGGATGTAAATGTTGATGGTTATATCGATGATGCAGAAAAGATGATTTTCCGGGTATCGGAAAGGAAATTCAGGCCTTCATTCTATTCTGTAAAAGACATTGTCATGGACAATGTGAAAATCATCGAGCGACTCTATGAAAAAAAGCAGACAGTCACAGGGGTCCCAACGGGGTTTACCGAACTTGATAAAATGACGAGCGGTTTTCAGCCATCCGATTTGATAGTAATTGCCGGAAGACCGAGTATGGGCAAAACAGCCTTGAGTATGAATATTGCCCAATATGTTGCTACCATGAGAGATGGCGCGGTCCCTGTTGGCATATTTTCAATGGAAATGTCCAAGGAGCAGCTTGTAACACGATTACTCAGTTCTGAATCTGAGGTGGATCATTCAAAATTAAGAACCGGAACGCTGTCAAGCTCGGAATGGCCAAAACTTGCTCAGGCTGCAGGTAAGCTTTCAGAAGCGCTAATATTTATCGATGATTCACCTTCAATGAGTGTGCTTGACTTGAGGGCAAGGGCGAGAAGACTGAAAAAGGAGCACGGACTTGGATTGGTTGTTGTTGATTACCTCCAGTTAATGAAAGGGAGGGCTGCTGTTACCGACAAGAGGGAACAGGAAATAGCGGAGATCTCGCGTTTTTTAAAATCCCTTGCCAAAGAGTTACATATTCCTGTTATTGCGATATCGCAATTAAACAGGATGGTGGAGCAGCGGGAAGACAAAAGGCCGAGACTTGCCGACCTTCGTGAGTCAGGCGCTATAGAACAGGATGCGGATGTTATCATATTTATCTACAGGGATGAGATATATAACAAAGACAAAGAAAGCAACAAAGGCATAGCAGAGATTGTCATAGGGAAACAGAGGAATGGACCCACAGGTACTGTTGAACTTGCCTTTCTGGATAAAACAGCAACTTTCAAGAATCTTTACAGAGAATGA
- a CDS encoding LysR substrate-binding domain-containing protein yields the protein MNLNHLRIFFESAKQLNFTKAAERLCISQPAVSVQIKQLEKALHVKLFYKVGNKIYLSGAGKSLLSYAQKIFELEDEAEKTINEIKEVKKGMLHIGTTKTYARYLMPSRISHFHALYPGVSIHLSEGSSLEMMQSLFNMQNELAIVASTEYPKPLQSITFGREEILLVTSPDHLLAKKDSISIKELANFPIIMREEGSATRKVIMDMFKRMHLSPTVLYEASNLEFIKELLEKGEGASFIVRAAVEKELLHGILKEVMISDVSLVMDTNIVYLDEGALTKIAHTFIDMLLMWDDT from the coding sequence GTGAACCTGAATCACTTAAGAATTTTTTTCGAATCCGCTAAACAGTTAAATTTCACAAAGGCAGCAGAACGTCTCTGCATATCGCAACCCGCTGTTTCTGTTCAGATAAAACAACTGGAAAAAGCGTTGCATGTAAAACTTTTTTATAAAGTTGGTAACAAAATTTATCTATCCGGGGCAGGAAAATCACTTTTGAGCTACGCACAAAAAATATTTGAGCTTGAAGACGAGGCAGAAAAAACCATTAATGAAATAAAAGAAGTAAAAAAAGGCATGCTCCACATTGGAACAACAAAAACATATGCGCGCTATCTCATGCCAAGCCGTATATCACACTTTCATGCACTTTATCCGGGAGTAAGCATTCATTTAAGCGAGGGTAGTTCCTTAGAAATGATGCAAAGTCTATTCAATATGCAAAACGAATTGGCTATCGTGGCAAGCACAGAATACCCAAAACCTCTTCAAAGCATCACCTTCGGAAGAGAAGAAATCCTGTTAGTGACCTCTCCTGACCATCTCCTTGCAAAAAAAGATTCCATTTCCATAAAAGAGCTTGCAAATTTCCCCATTATAATGAGAGAGGAAGGCTCAGCTACCCGTAAAGTAATTATGGATATGTTCAAAAGAATGCATCTTTCACCTACTGTACTCTACGAAGCAAGCAACCTCGAATTCATAAAAGAACTCCTGGAGAAAGGCGAAGGGGCTTCCTTTATCGTAAGGGCTGCTGTGGAAAAAGAGCTGTTACATGGCATTTTAAAAGAAGTAATGATATCTGATGTTTCTCTCGTGATGGACACAAATATCGTATATCTCGACGAAGGTGCTTTGACAAAAATTGCGCACACTTTTATAGATATGTTACTCATGTGGGATGATACGTAA
- the ppcB gene encoding phenylphosphate carboxylase subunit beta produces MKDMRDFIQAAEKEGQLKKVKAEVDWNLELSHIAKLNEEKSGPALLFENVKGYSSPVITSVCTTTERLSLIMGAPIKSSLVDLMRFWVEKGKTPVPPKFVDRSQAPCKQNIMKGDDIDLFKFPVPKFYPKDGGRFFGTAHFIISKDPETGWVNLGTYRAQLLDKNHLGTQFIKGKHADIMLKKYAAMGKPMPVADIVGSDPLLFLVGAARISAFTSEYDFAGAVRGEPIEVVKGETVDLPIPAHAEIVVEGEVDPKKFMAEGPFGEYTGYYSGVGTDDRNFISVKCVTYRNNPIFWGTTVGRAVTDTHMTMALTYGATLWQQLTDMKIPGIKAVYCPPEGSGRFLAIISVKQMYPGHVDQVGTAAISTEMGAYGLKTVIIVDEDIDPWDIPRVLYALSFRFQPNRCQVIKRGRSTPLDPSLPIDARDITGRLIIDATIPYEWKEKPIPIELDPEIVKKVQSRWAELGL; encoded by the coding sequence ATGAAAGACATGAGGGATTTTATTCAAGCAGCGGAAAAGGAGGGACAACTCAAGAAAGTCAAGGCTGAAGTAGACTGGAATCTCGAATTGTCCCATATTGCAAAGCTCAATGAGGAAAAAAGCGGGCCGGCATTGCTCTTTGAGAACGTGAAGGGGTACAGTTCGCCTGTCATCACCAGTGTCTGCACAACCACTGAAAGACTTTCGTTGATCATGGGTGCACCTATAAAATCAAGCCTTGTGGATCTCATGAGGTTCTGGGTAGAGAAGGGTAAAACCCCGGTGCCACCGAAATTCGTGGACAGATCTCAGGCTCCCTGTAAACAGAATATCATGAAGGGCGATGATATTGACCTTTTCAAATTTCCTGTTCCCAAATTTTACCCAAAAGATGGCGGCAGATTTTTTGGAACTGCTCATTTTATTATTTCCAAAGACCCTGAAACTGGCTGGGTGAATCTCGGAACTTACAGAGCGCAGCTTCTTGATAAAAATCATTTAGGCACTCAGTTTATCAAGGGTAAACATGCGGATATCATGCTGAAGAAATATGCAGCTATGGGGAAGCCCATGCCGGTAGCCGATATTGTTGGGTCTGACCCGCTTCTCTTCTTGGTAGGCGCCGCGCGTATATCAGCTTTTACATCAGAGTATGACTTTGCCGGCGCTGTCCGTGGAGAGCCAATAGAGGTTGTAAAGGGTGAAACAGTTGACCTTCCGATACCCGCGCACGCTGAAATCGTGGTTGAAGGCGAAGTAGACCCCAAAAAATTTATGGCTGAAGGACCCTTCGGAGAATATACAGGATATTACTCAGGTGTGGGGACAGATGACCGGAATTTCATCAGTGTTAAATGCGTTACATATAGGAATAATCCTATTTTCTGGGGTACAACAGTGGGCCGTGCAGTAACGGATACACATATGACGATGGCCCTCACCTATGGCGCTACGCTCTGGCAACAGCTTACCGATATGAAGATTCCAGGCATTAAAGCCGTCTACTGTCCTCCGGAAGGATCAGGAAGGTTTCTGGCTATCATCTCGGTGAAGCAGATGTATCCGGGCCATGTTGACCAGGTCGGTACTGCCGCTATATCGACTGAAATGGGTGCCTATGGCCTGAAGACGGTAATCATTGTGGATGAGGATATAGATCCATGGGACATCCCCCGGGTCCTTTACGCCCTCAGTTTCCGGTTTCAGCCGAACCGCTGTCAGGTAATCAAAAGGGGTCGTTCAACACCGCTCGATCCATCGCTGCCGATTGATGCGAGAGATATAACGGGCAGACTTATCATTGATGCAACTATCCCGTACGAATGGAAAGAAAAGCCCATACCAATCGAGCTCGATCCTGAAATTGTAAAAAAAGTACAATCCCGCTGGGCAGAGTTGGGGTTGTAA
- a CDS encoding phosphoglycerate kinase encodes MKCIDQIDLKEKRVFIRCDFNVPMDKQGNITDDARIRAHLPTINYAIDAGSKVILASHLGRPKGKKSEEFSLRPAAKVLSGLLGKEVIFADDCIGEEVEKAVSNMKNGDVILLENLRFHSGEEKNDAEFAGKLARLCDVYIDDAFAVSHRKAASNAAITEFVKSCAAGFLLKNEIEYFNKAMKNPARPFAAIIGGAKVSDKIGVLENLLEKVDILIVGGGMAFTFIRAMGFETGNSLCEVEMLDKARIIMEKAKEKKVNLCLPVDCVIAEKVAADAGVKVCKIEEIPKDWMGLDIGPGTISAFSDALRGVKTIIWNGPMGVFELEPFSKGTFSIAASVAKSGALSIIGGGDTDLAVHRAGVSDKISYISTGGGAFLELLEGKTMPAIEALENNGGNS; translated from the coding sequence ATGAAATGCATAGACCAGATAGATTTAAAAGAGAAAAGGGTGTTCATCCGTTGTGATTTTAATGTGCCAATGGATAAGCAGGGAAACATAACGGATGATGCAAGGATAAGGGCCCATCTGCCTACAATTAATTATGCTATAGATGCCGGGTCTAAAGTGATCCTTGCATCGCATCTTGGAAGACCGAAGGGCAAGAAATCTGAGGAGTTTTCCTTGCGGCCTGCCGCTAAAGTGCTCTCAGGACTCTTGGGCAAAGAGGTCATCTTTGCGGATGATTGCATAGGCGAAGAGGTTGAGAAGGCAGTCTCAAACATGAAAAATGGTGATGTAATACTCCTTGAGAATCTCAGGTTTCACTCAGGCGAGGAAAAGAACGATGCTGAGTTTGCAGGCAAACTTGCACGATTATGCGATGTCTACATAGACGATGCCTTTGCTGTATCCCACAGAAAAGCTGCATCGAATGCGGCAATAACGGAATTTGTAAAATCATGTGCTGCCGGTTTTCTTTTAAAGAACGAAATAGAATATTTTAATAAAGCCATGAAAAACCCGGCAAGACCATTTGCTGCAATCATCGGAGGAGCTAAGGTTTCTGATAAGATCGGGGTACTGGAAAACTTGTTGGAAAAAGTTGACATCCTGATAGTTGGCGGCGGCATGGCCTTTACGTTTATAAGGGCTATGGGGTTTGAAACCGGGAATTCACTCTGTGAAGTTGAAATGTTGGATAAAGCGAGAATAATCATGGAGAAAGCAAAGGAAAAGAAGGTAAACCTCTGTTTGCCTGTGGATTGTGTTATAGCAGAAAAAGTGGCGGCTGATGCTGGAGTAAAAGTGTGTAAAATAGAGGAAATCCCAAAAGATTGGATGGGCCTCGATATCGGCCCCGGGACAATTTCTGCTTTTTCAGACGCTTTAAGGGGTGTAAAAACTATTATATGGAACGGTCCCATGGGCGTGTTTGAGCTTGAACCTTTCAGCAAGGGAACCTTTTCAATAGCAGCATCTGTTGCAAAGTCCGGCGCACTCTCAATAATTGGCGGTGGGGATACAGACCTGGCAGTACATCGTGCAGGAGTGAGCGATAAGATATCATACATATCCACTGGAGGCGGTGCTTTCCTGGAATTGCTCGAGGGGAAGACGATGCCGGCAATAGAGGCCTTAGAAAATAATGGAGGTAACTCATGA
- the rpsF gene encoding 30S ribosomal protein S6, which produces MGRYENILIISPDCTKEEEEELLNRVRANLQKSGATIIRLDDWSIRKLAYPIKKKDKGHYFFLLLEMDEANLSGISKFYKNIDPILRHMVVRVDDKEKGPDKPPDHVLFDELEGEFS; this is translated from the coding sequence GTGGGAAGGTACGAAAATATTCTAATAATAAGCCCTGATTGTACAAAAGAAGAAGAGGAGGAATTGCTCAACAGAGTCAGGGCTAACCTGCAAAAATCAGGTGCAACAATAATAAGATTAGACGATTGGTCGATAAGGAAACTTGCATACCCCATCAAAAAGAAGGACAAAGGTCATTATTTCTTTTTACTCCTGGAAATGGATGAAGCAAACTTATCGGGGATCAGTAAATTTTATAAAAATATCGATCCTATTCTGAGACATATGGTGGTGAGGGTTGACGATAAAGAAAAAGGCCCGGATAAACCGCCTGACCATGTTTTGTTTGATGAACTGGAAGGTGAGTTTTCTTAA
- the gap gene encoding type I glyceraldehyde-3-phosphate dehydrogenase has product MAIKVAINGFGRIGRLVLRAGFKGKDLEFVAVNDITDAKTLAHLLKYDSVHGIMDADVKATESSLMINGKEIKTYAIREPETLPWKELGVDVVLESTGKFTDRAGAEKHIKAGAKKVVISAPAKNPDVTFVLGVNQEVYDKTKHHVISMGSCTTNCLAPITKILQKEFGIEYGLMTTIHAFTNDQVVLDEPHKDLRRGRAASLSMIPTTTGAAKAISEVIPELKGKLDGMAIRVPTPNVSLVDFVAMLAKNTTKEELNDKFREYAAGPMKGILFCSDEPLVSCDFNGNPHSSLVDMANTNVIGGRMVKILSWYDNEWGFSNRMCELLSYIMK; this is encoded by the coding sequence ATGGCCATAAAAGTAGCGATAAATGGTTTTGGAAGAATAGGGAGGCTTGTCTTAAGGGCAGGCTTTAAGGGCAAGGACCTTGAATTTGTTGCGGTAAATGATATTACGGACGCAAAAACACTTGCGCATCTACTGAAGTACGACTCTGTTCATGGCATTATGGACGCCGACGTAAAGGCAACGGAAAGCTCCCTTATGATAAACGGAAAGGAGATTAAAACTTACGCCATAAGAGAACCTGAAACGCTTCCGTGGAAAGAGCTCGGGGTAGATGTAGTCCTTGAAAGCACCGGTAAGTTTACTGACAGGGCAGGTGCCGAAAAACACATCAAGGCAGGCGCAAAGAAGGTAGTTATATCCGCCCCCGCAAAGAACCCCGATGTAACATTTGTCCTCGGGGTTAATCAGGAAGTCTACGATAAGACAAAGCACCATGTCATATCCATGGGTTCATGTACAACAAACTGCCTGGCGCCTATAACGAAGATACTGCAGAAGGAGTTCGGCATTGAGTATGGTCTCATGACGACGATCCACGCATTTACCAATGACCAGGTAGTACTCGATGAGCCCCACAAAGACCTGAGGAGGGGGCGTGCTGCATCCCTGTCAATGATTCCCACAACAACCGGGGCAGCAAAGGCAATCTCCGAAGTAATACCCGAACTCAAGGGGAAACTGGATGGTATGGCTATCAGGGTGCCTACACCGAATGTATCCTTAGTTGATTTTGTTGCAATGCTGGCAAAAAATACAACGAAAGAAGAATTGAACGATAAATTCAGAGAGTATGCAGCGGGCCCCATGAAGGGGATTTTATTCTGCTCGGATGAGCCTCTGGTTTCCTGTGATTTTAACGGAAATCCTCATTCTTCCCTGGTTGACATGGCGAATACAAACGTAATTGGCGGCAGGATGGTTAAAATACTTTCATGGTATGATAATGAGTGGGGTTTCTCGAACAGGATGTGTGAACTCCTGTCATACATCATGAAATAG
- the yajC gene encoding preprotein translocase subunit YajC gives MNIAHAMGNQAASGQGGSSQWMGLLPLVLLFVVFYFLLIRPQQKRTKQQKLFIENLKKGDKIITSGGLYGTITGITDDSVTIEIAEKVRVKVLKSAVVDKAKGE, from the coding sequence ATGAACATAGCGCATGCAATGGGTAACCAGGCAGCATCCGGACAGGGTGGCAGCTCACAGTGGATGGGTCTACTGCCTCTCGTGCTCTTGTTTGTGGTTTTTTATTTTTTGCTTATAAGACCACAACAGAAAAGGACTAAACAGCAGAAACTGTTTATTGAGAATCTGAAAAAGGGAGACAAAATTATAACATCCGGCGGTTTATATGGTACAATAACAGGAATTACCGACGATTCAGTCACCATTGAAATTGCCGAAAAGGTAAGAGTAAAGGTATTAAAAAGCGCAGTAGTAGATAAAGCGAAAGGAGAGTAA
- a CDS encoding SemiSWEET transporter gives MKDTIGYIAAFFTTFSLLPQILRIWKLKEARDISMFMPLMASAGAILWLVYGIMIEEVPVIAANAISLLFTLTTLFVTVKYR, from the coding sequence ATGAAAGATACAATCGGTTATATAGCCGCTTTCTTTACGACATTTTCATTGTTGCCGCAAATTCTGCGTATCTGGAAGCTTAAAGAGGCAAGGGATATCTCCATGTTTATGCCGCTCATGGCATCTGCCGGTGCCATATTATGGCTTGTTTACGGCATCATGATCGAGGAGGTACCGGTAATAGCTGCAAATGCCATATCTTTGCTCTTTACGTTAACGACGCTTTTTGTCACTGTAAAATACAGATAG
- the rpsR gene encoding 30S ribosomal protein S18 yields the protein MPSFTRPAKGRDLQKKRVYVRKRVCRFCQDSNIAIDYKDPKLLKHFITERGKITPRRMTGTCANHQRKLREAINMARHIAFLPFTTLSR from the coding sequence ATGCCAAGTTTTACAAGACCTGCAAAGGGCCGGGATTTACAGAAAAAAAGAGTGTACGTAAGAAAAAGGGTTTGCCGATTCTGTCAGGACTCAAATATTGCTATTGACTATAAAGATCCGAAGTTGTTGAAACATTTTATCACAGAGCGCGGCAAGATTACGCCGAGGCGAATGACAGGAACCTGTGCGAATCACCAGAGAAAATTAAGGGAAGCAATAAATATGGCAAGGCACATTGCTTTCCTTCCCTTTACAACACTTTCGAGATGA
- a CDS encoding CDP-alcohol phosphatidyltransferase family protein — MNLPNSLSILRLFLTIFFILSIYYQKYNTALILFVVQAISDLLDGFFARIMKEKTYLGSILDPLADKVMLVSSYIVLSANNIIPIWVTLTVLLRDLILSSGFLVLYKLSYKTRHSPSIISKITTLSQMSTVVYILWSGTRVYGDYFFYVTVILTVVSGCQYIARGLRTLVNK; from the coding sequence ATGAACCTGCCGAATTCATTATCGATACTCCGTCTTTTTTTAACAATCTTTTTTATACTTTCCATATATTATCAAAAATATAATACTGCCTTAATCCTCTTTGTGGTGCAGGCAATAAGCGATCTCCTCGACGGGTTTTTTGCGCGGATCATGAAGGAAAAAACCTATCTTGGCTCTATCCTTGACCCTCTGGCCGATAAGGTCATGCTTGTATCCTCATATATTGTGCTTTCGGCAAACAACATCATTCCCATCTGGGTAACATTGACGGTGTTGCTGAGGGATCTTATCCTGTCTTCCGGGTTTCTTGTTTTATACAAGCTGTCTTATAAAACCAGACATTCTCCAAGCATCATAAGCAAGATAACCACTTTATCCCAGATGAGCACAGTGGTGTATATTTTGTGGTCCGGCACAAGGGTTTATGGGGACTATTTCTTTTATGTGACCGTAATCCTTACCGTAGTCTCAGGGTGTCAATATATTGCAAGAGGACTAAGGACTCTTGTGAATAAATAG
- the tpiA gene encoding triose-phosphate isomerase, whose translation MRRWMIAGNWKMHNTINDAIALAKAIKEGTQGVTGGEIVLAPPFTALQSVYETIKGSHISLAAQNMFYEDKGAFTGEVAPSMLKDIGCTYAIIGHSERRKYFHETDDTVNLKTRKSLIAGIKPIVCVGETEDERGKGVTEFVVGIQVKKALYGIDKIDDIVIAYEPVWAIGTGKNATPIEAEEVHRFIRNIVGDIYGNVCKNTRILYGGSVTPDNISELIGMEDIDGALVGGASLKSEGFIGIIRKTSEKK comes from the coding sequence ATGAGAAGGTGGATGATAGCCGGAAACTGGAAAATGCATAATACAATAAATGATGCAATAGCTCTCGCGAAAGCCATAAAAGAAGGAACTCAAGGCGTCACGGGGGGCGAGATCGTTTTAGCGCCACCCTTTACAGCCTTGCAAAGTGTTTATGAAACGATTAAGGGTTCGCATATATCACTTGCAGCGCAGAATATGTTTTATGAGGATAAAGGGGCATTTACCGGTGAGGTAGCTCCTTCGATGCTCAAGGATATTGGCTGTACTTATGCTATTATCGGTCATTCAGAGAGACGGAAATATTTTCACGAGACCGATGATACAGTAAACCTGAAGACCAGGAAAAGTCTTATTGCAGGGATTAAACCTATTGTCTGTGTTGGAGAAACAGAAGACGAAAGGGGAAAAGGCGTCACAGAGTTTGTGGTCGGCATTCAGGTAAAGAAGGCGCTTTACGGGATCGACAAAATTGATGATATTGTGATAGCATATGAACCTGTTTGGGCTATAGGCACAGGTAAGAATGCAACGCCCATAGAAGCAGAAGAAGTACATCGATTCATAAGAAACATTGTTGGTGACATATATGGAAATGTGTGTAAAAATACAAGGATTCTTTATGGAGGGAGCGTAACACCTGACAATATAAGCGAATTGATAGGAATGGAAGATATCGATGGCGCACTTGTTGGTGGAGCATCCTTGAAAAGTGAAGGATTTATTGGTATAATAAGAAAAACATCGGAGAAAAAGTAA
- the tgt gene encoding tRNA guanosine(34) transglycosylase Tgt: MKTIEIVKEEGHARLGVIKTVHGDVETPVFMPVGTQGTVKAITHKELKDIGVKMILANAYHLYLKPGDTLIKEMGGIQRFSGWDGPVLTDSGGYQVFSLGVLREIKEDGVMFQSHIDGSKHFFSPEKAIEVQENIGADICMSFDECVPYPSSYEYTSKSVGLTSRWARRCRDSKPNGKNLLFGIIQGSVYKDLRLKSAYDLVNMDFDGYAIGGLSVGEPKGIMWEMVDAVIDLLPREKPRYLMGLGFPEDIIEGIRRGIDMFDCVIPTRLARNGNLFTWDGRINIKNAKYTKDERPVDAGCGCYTCKTYSRAYLRHLLVSHELTSFYLNTIHNIYFYADFLKKIRETIREGVFYAFYESFKMRWKGGELQDEHSACNG; the protein is encoded by the coding sequence ATGAAGACCATTGAAATTGTGAAAGAAGAAGGGCATGCAAGACTCGGGGTCATTAAAACAGTGCATGGAGACGTCGAAACCCCTGTTTTTATGCCTGTAGGTACCCAGGGGACCGTGAAGGCTATTACCCATAAAGAATTGAAAGATATCGGCGTAAAGATGATTCTTGCCAATGCGTATCATCTCTACTTAAAACCCGGCGATACTTTAATCAAGGAGATGGGGGGGATACAGCGCTTCTCAGGGTGGGATGGTCCTGTTCTTACTGACAGCGGAGGTTACCAGGTCTTTAGTCTTGGTGTTTTACGTGAAATAAAGGAAGATGGTGTAATGTTTCAGTCACATATAGACGGCTCAAAGCATTTCTTCTCCCCGGAAAAGGCCATAGAGGTCCAGGAAAATATAGGTGCTGATATCTGCATGTCTTTTGATGAATGTGTTCCCTATCCGTCATCATATGAGTATACGAGTAAGTCTGTTGGATTAACTTCGAGGTGGGCAAGGCGGTGCAGGGATTCAAAACCAAACGGGAAAAATTTGCTGTTCGGGATTATCCAGGGCAGTGTGTACAAAGACCTGAGATTAAAATCGGCATATGATCTCGTTAACATGGATTTTGACGGCTATGCCATTGGCGGTCTGAGTGTTGGAGAGCCGAAAGGTATCATGTGGGAAATGGTAGATGCAGTGATAGATTTGTTGCCGCGTGAAAAGCCAAGATACCTTATGGGCCTGGGTTTTCCTGAGGACATCATTGAGGGGATACGGAGAGGAATCGACATGTTCGATTGCGTCATACCGACCAGGCTTGCAAGAAATGGCAACTTATTCACATGGGACGGGAGAATAAACATCAAAAATGCAAAGTACACAAAGGATGAAAGGCCGGTAGATGCAGGGTGTGGCTGTTACACATGTAAAACATATTCCAGGGCTTATCTCAGGCACCTTCTTGTCTCCCATGAATTAACGAGTTTTTACCTGAACACGATACACAATATCTATTTTTATGCTGATTTTTTGAAAAAAATAAGAGAAACAATCAGAGAAGGGGTTTTTTATGCCTTTTATGAATCATTTAAAATGAGATGGAAGGGAGGTGAATTACAAGATGAACATAGCGCATGCAATGGGTAA
- the rplI gene encoding 50S ribosomal protein L9, with protein MKVILTEDMRGTGKRGETIDVKDGFGRNFLIPKGLALTATEGNIKRAENIIKNLVAKKDRDLKAAADIKVKLEEIALTIKKKAGVDGKLFGSVTHKDVTDAIKNLLGLEIDKRNIRIDEPIKTTGVHEIEIHLEQSVAARVKVEVEKED; from the coding sequence ATGAAGGTCATACTGACAGAGGATATGCGGGGTACGGGTAAAAGGGGCGAAACCATAGATGTAAAGGATGGTTTTGGAAGGAATTTTCTGATTCCAAAGGGGTTGGCCTTAACTGCTACAGAAGGCAATATTAAAAGGGCCGAAAATATCATTAAAAACCTGGTGGCCAAGAAGGACAGAGACTTGAAGGCTGCAGCCGACATTAAAGTAAAATTAGAGGAGATCGCCCTCACAATAAAGAAAAAAGCGGGTGTAGACGGAAAACTCTTCGGGTCGGTAACGCATAAGGACGTGACAGATGCGATAAAAAATCTCCTGGGACTTGAAATAGATAAAAGAAACATAAGGATTGATGAGCCCATCAAGACAACAGGTGTACATGAGATTGAGATACATCTGGAACAGAGTGTCGCTGCACGCGTGAAGGTTGAGGTAGAAAAAGAAGATTAA
- the secG gene encoding preprotein translocase subunit SecG: MLTVIAIIHVVVSIALVMIVLLQTGRGSEIGAAFGSGSSQTLFGSSGSSGFMTKLTTVAVVVFMITSLVLAYFYSHKEYTVKNVPVKAEEKLPVQGNQ; the protein is encoded by the coding sequence ATGTTGACAGTTATCGCAATTATTCATGTTGTAGTTTCAATTGCCCTCGTCATGATTGTCTTGCTTCAGACGGGGAGGGGTTCTGAAATAGGCGCTGCATTCGGGAGCGGATCAAGCCAGACACTTTTTGGCAGTTCGGGCTCCAGTGGTTTTATGACAAAGCTTACAACAGTTGCCGTTGTAGTATTTATGATAACAAGCCTTGTGCTCGCATATTTTTACAGCCACAAGGAATATACTGTAAAAAATGTTCCGGTAAAGGCTGAAGAAAAATTACCTGTCCAGGGTAATCAGTAA